A genomic window from Algoriphagus sp. Y33 includes:
- a CDS encoding DUF3575 domain-containing protein: MKCLLALLLLIFSFSLTHAQDAPVTTNRVEIHTGLLGVWLNKEYRLSDQLAIRTEVGLDAGLWWNTYDSGYIFTPVFTAEPRWYYNLEKRAKKGRTTKGNFGNFFSLKTSFHPDLFIISNYYDKRVPDLSIIPTWGIRRAVSRQFIFETGIGLGYIHYFQKSYGYTSNEGELAANLHIRFGYRL; this comes from the coding sequence ATGAAATGCCTTCTTGCGCTCTTATTGCTTATTTTTTCATTCTCACTCACACATGCTCAAGACGCTCCTGTGACTACCAATAGAGTAGAGATCCACACTGGATTACTGGGTGTTTGGCTAAACAAGGAATATAGACTTTCGGATCAATTAGCTATAAGAACTGAAGTTGGTCTTGATGCTGGGCTATGGTGGAACACTTATGATTCAGGATATATTTTTACCCCTGTATTTACGGCTGAACCTAGATGGTATTATAATCTAGAAAAGCGAGCCAAAAAAGGAAGGACAACAAAAGGGAACTTTGGCAACTTTTTCTCATTGAAAACCAGTTTCCATCCTGATCTATTTATCATTTCAAATTACTACGACAAAAGAGTTCCTGATTTATCTATCATACCAACCTGGGGAATCCGTCGTGCAGTATCACGTCAGTTTATATTTGAGACAGGTATTGGACTTGGATACATTCACTATTTCCAAAAATCCTACGGTTACACTTCTAATGAGGGAGAGTTAGCAGCAAATCTTCATATACGTTTCGGATACAGGTTATGA
- the aroQ gene encoding type II 3-dehydroquinate dehydratase, translated as MKILIINGPNLNLLGKREPEVYGSTSFEEYFEELKSTFSEVELHYYQSNVEGELINKIHEVGFSFDAILLNAGGYTHTSVAISDAIAGVTTPTLEVHISNIYKREEFRHKSIISKSCVGMISGLGLKGYELGIRYFL; from the coding sequence TTGAAAATCCTGATCATTAACGGCCCGAATCTTAATCTTCTTGGGAAAAGAGAGCCTGAAGTCTATGGAAGCACTTCGTTTGAAGAATATTTCGAAGAATTAAAAAGTACTTTTTCTGAAGTTGAACTTCACTACTACCAAAGCAATGTGGAGGGAGAGCTGATTAATAAGATTCACGAAGTTGGGTTTTCCTTTGATGCAATTCTGCTCAATGCAGGTGGCTATACCCATACTTCGGTGGCTATATCCGATGCCATCGCCGGGGTGACTACGCCTACGCTGGAAGTACATATCTCGAACATCTATAAGCGGGAAGAATTCCGCCACAAAAGCATTATTTCCAAGTCCTGCGTCGGAATGATCTCCGGACTTGGCCTAAAGGGCTACGAACTTGGAATCCGCTATTTCCTATAA
- the xerD gene encoding site-specific tyrosine recombinase XerD, giving the protein MSSLWQNHIKQFRHYLKLERSLSGNSIDAYARDVEKLAKYSDANFPDQSPLTLELEHLRKFVNELAKLEISEYTHARIVSGIKAFYKYLMYEDRITEDPAQLLEAPKLGRKLPDTLSYQEIVQLLEAIPLGEPEGHRNRAILEMLYSSGLRVSELTELKKGQVFEDVGFLRVTGKGNKERLVPIGKDALKYLNIYKDEVRVHQPIAKGHEEYVFLNRRGKKLSRVMIFLIIKKTAEQAGIEKNISPHTFRHSFATHLIEGGADLRAVQEMLGHESITTTEIYTHLDRDYLRQVLTDFHPRK; this is encoded by the coding sequence ATGAGTAGTCTTTGGCAAAACCACATCAAGCAATTCCGACATTACCTCAAACTTGAGCGCTCACTTAGTGGGAATTCTATTGATGCTTATGCCCGTGATGTGGAAAAACTCGCAAAATACAGTGATGCAAATTTTCCCGATCAAAGCCCTTTGACACTGGAACTGGAACATCTGAGAAAGTTTGTAAACGAGCTCGCCAAACTCGAAATATCAGAATACACCCACGCCAGAATTGTATCAGGAATCAAGGCTTTTTACAAATACCTGATGTATGAGGACAGAATCACCGAAGATCCTGCCCAGCTACTCGAAGCTCCAAAACTTGGAAGAAAACTCCCCGATACGCTAAGCTATCAGGAAATTGTGCAGCTTTTGGAGGCAATTCCACTTGGTGAGCCTGAAGGCCATCGTAACCGTGCAATACTGGAGATGCTTTACAGTTCAGGCTTGCGGGTATCCGAACTTACAGAATTAAAAAAAGGACAGGTGTTTGAAGACGTCGGGTTTCTGAGGGTGACGGGCAAGGGAAATAAAGAACGCCTGGTCCCCATAGGAAAGGATGCACTGAAATACCTGAATATCTATAAAGATGAGGTTCGGGTACATCAACCCATCGCCAAAGGCCATGAAGAATATGTTTTTCTGAACCGAAGAGGCAAGAAACTTTCCAGGGTAATGATCTTCCTGATTATCAAAAAGACCGCTGAGCAAGCAGGAATAGAAAAAAATATTTCCCCACACACCTTCAGGCATTCCTTTGCCACGCATCTTATCGAAGGAGGAGCCGATCTACGTGCTGTGCAGGAAATGCTTGGCCATGAAAGCATTACGACCACAGAAATCTATACGCACTTGGATAGGGATTATTTGAGGCAGGTGCTGACTGATTTTCATCCTAGGAAATAA
- a CDS encoding PIN domain-containing protein, with amino-acid sequence MLVLPDTSIWINFFNNPYSVISERLDTLIDEDLIVICPPIYQEILQGTKDEKDFRILSQKLSSLTRLNADPYEAALGSVQIYSGLRQKGVTIRKSNDCLIAWYAVKYNVPIWHQDRDFDMIANQGILKIFKI; translated from the coding sequence ATGCTTGTTCTTCCTGACACCTCTATTTGGATCAATTTTTTTAATAATCCTTATTCAGTTATCTCTGAAAGACTAGATACACTAATCGATGAGGATTTAATTGTTATTTGCCCTCCTATTTATCAGGAGATTCTGCAGGGAACAAAAGACGAAAAGGACTTTCGAATTCTTTCCCAAAAATTATCAAGTTTGACTCGCCTAAATGCCGATCCATACGAAGCAGCCTTAGGTTCAGTTCAAATCTATTCAGGTTTGAGACAAAAAGGGGTAACTATCCGCAAAAGCAATGACTGCTTGATTGCTTGGTATGCAGTTAAGTACAATGTCCCAATTTGGCATCAGGATAGAGATTTTGACATGATCGCCAATCAAGGAATATTGAAAATTTTCAAAATTTGA
- a CDS encoding type II toxin-antitoxin system VapB family antitoxin, with translation MRTNIEIDEELMNEILDKTALKTKKEVVDKALREFLRKIKLRELSDLRGKIIWEGKLDEMRES, from the coding sequence ATGAGAACTAATATTGAAATTGATGAGGAATTGATGAATGAAATTCTTGATAAGACTGCCCTTAAAACCAAAAAAGAGGTTGTCGATAAAGCACTGCGTGAATTCTTACGTAAAATCAAACTCCGTGAATTGAGTGATCTAAGGGGAAAAATCATTTGGGAAGGAAAACTTGACGAAATGAGAGAGAGCTAA
- a CDS encoding aminotransferase class V-fold PLP-dependent enzyme, translating to MLTFAPGPSKVYDALPTYLQDAYNEGILSANHRSSAFMSLYQETEQLMREKLHMPEDYKLLFTSSATENWEIITQSIVQQASFHIYSGSFGKKWIGFAKHINPATDGLKIEANEAIDVASMEISGDFDVIALTQNETANATQVPMSVIRSIKDKYPEKMLAVDTTSSMAGIELDFELADIWYASVQKCFGLPAGLGILILSPKAIEKCESKGEKGRYNSLSFMLENAAGYQTHYTPNVLGIYLLNRVLKDLEEVQHIDANLRGRMQKLETAVAQSKSLRMLVDNAETRSTTVLAVTGSEELIASVKKDAEKEGMQLGSGYGPHKPTSFRVANFPAITNAEMDKLIKFLGRF from the coding sequence ATGCTCACATTTGCACCCGGGCCATCCAAAGTTTACGATGCCCTACCTACTTATTTGCAAGATGCCTACAATGAAGGTATTCTAAGCGCCAATCATCGGAGCAGTGCGTTTATGTCTTTGTACCAAGAGACCGAACAACTGATGCGTGAGAAGCTTCACATGCCGGAAGATTACAAACTGCTCTTCACCTCCAGTGCTACCGAGAATTGGGAGATTATCACCCAGTCCATAGTGCAGCAGGCTAGTTTTCATATTTATTCAGGTTCATTTGGAAAAAAATGGATAGGCTTTGCAAAGCATATCAACCCTGCTACTGATGGACTGAAAATCGAAGCGAATGAAGCAATAGATGTGGCATCAATGGAGATCTCAGGAGACTTTGATGTGATTGCGCTCACGCAAAATGAAACTGCCAATGCGACTCAGGTACCGATGTCGGTGATTAGGTCTATTAAAGATAAATATCCCGAGAAAATGCTTGCAGTGGATACGACTTCTTCCATGGCCGGGATAGAATTGGATTTTGAATTGGCGGATATTTGGTATGCATCGGTACAAAAATGCTTCGGTCTTCCGGCGGGCTTGGGAATACTTATTCTTTCACCCAAAGCCATAGAGAAATGTGAAAGCAAGGGAGAAAAAGGAAGGTATAACAGCTTGAGTTTTATGCTGGAAAATGCTGCCGGTTATCAGACACACTATACCCCCAATGTACTTGGGATCTATTTACTCAATCGGGTTTTGAAAGATCTGGAAGAAGTTCAGCATATCGATGCCAATCTCCGTGGACGTATGCAAAAGTTGGAAACTGCAGTGGCTCAGTCTAAGTCCCTTCGGATGCTGGTGGATAATGCAGAAACGAGAAGCACTACCGTCTTGGCAGTAACAGGCTCTGAGGAGTTGATCGCTTCGGTAAAGAAAGATGCCGAAAAAGAGGGAATGCAACTTGGATCAGGTTATGGGCCTCATAAACCAACGAGCTTCCGGGTAGCAAATTTCCCTGCGATTACTAATGCAGAAATGGATAAGTTGATTAAGTTTCTAG